One Papaver somniferum cultivar HN1 chromosome 10, ASM357369v1, whole genome shotgun sequence genomic window carries:
- the LOC113317492 gene encoding protein Hook homolog 2-like: MGATSKIMELQLINARVEAELWRKTCRELEGHFFDLRQMENQEIELDKQLLSTIGMFNDLYFQFDKKKFQCFQVKKKFDDLVAKDGKFVYDTSLRKRVQHLEEQAHLWLNHELKMKYFVEEYKGKYESLLLKFKEQKIECELIKDECKGLKEKIQGLEKRNKKNGGTGGKEMMVKFGYLEDEYRKLEIEERGKCVQLSTEIEGLKSAKKRDDEEIEELKMQATAMGAMVNANVELGKELEDYKAKYLGLVVQLNEKDGLEGKLRETITSLEEENKKMGMDQTEKCLELEKQIEAAKKRADDEFSVVERKCMESEVQVTVSLNYVIELGKELKNQMSIVGRRDNELENYKTTCSGMEKEILGLVKERNAMSERDKMAQDKVAYLEEVVKEMENDKRESEKRALECSKRKEEEDEMESWKKKLMELVRRSSMMEEENLPLKGSQNEVSCMKIDDKISVANMVHPVEPNSKPSSPQGNFEDVRVTDPHYNDNHQEFSENDSDNKKNTSDSMVESVIAVEQQVALETEGNLGDSLVLVEQAAANALPIDVIDIDSENEYIEIVDSEDEKEITMTQPCTVEGKELPPVSTDETFNASEKCVKRPLSLQRDEKGEASSNKAILTPWSQLCSTSKRFRTSEISISRSVRQKDD, from the exons ATGGGTGCAACAAGTAAAATCATGGAATTGCAGTTGATAAATGCAAGGGTAGAAGCAGAACTATGGAGGAAGACATGTAGAGAATTAGAGGGGCATTTTTTTGATCTAAGACAGATGGAAAACCAAGAGATTGAGCTAGATAAACAGCTTTTATCCACTATAGGTATGTTCAACGATTTATATTTCCAATTTGATAAGAAAAAGTTTCAATGTTTTCAAGTGAAGAAAAAATTTGATGATTTAGTTGCTAAAGATGGTAAATTtgtgtatgatactagtttgagAAAAAGGGTTCAACATCTTGAAGAACAGGCTCATTTATGGTTGAATCATGAGCTGAAAATGAAGTATTTTGTTGAAGAGTATAAGGGTAAGTATGAgagtttgttgttgaagtttAAAGAGCAGAAGATTGAGTGTGAATTGATTAAGGATGAGTGTAAGGGTTTGAAAGAGAAGATTCAGGGTTTAGAGAAGAGAAACAAGAAGAATGGGGGTACAGGGGGGAAGGAGATGATGGTGAAATTTGGGTATTTGGAAGATGAGTACAGGAAATTGGAGATTGAAGAAAGGGGGAAATGTGTGCAACTTAGTACGGAAATTGAGGGTTTGAAGTCTGCTAAGAAGAGGGAtgatgaagaaattgaagagtTGAAGATGCAAGCAACTGCAATGGGTGCAATGGTGAATGCTAATGTTGAATTGGGGAAAGAATTGGAGGATTATAAAGCTAAGTACCTTGGTTTGGTTGTGCAGCTTAATGAGAAGGATGGGTTAGAGGGTAAACTGAGAGAAACGATTACGAGTCTAGAGGAGGAGAACAAAAAGATGGGAATGGATCAAACAGAGAAATGTCTTGAATTGGAGAAGCAGATCGAGGCTGCAAAAAAGAGAGCAGATGATGAGTTTAGTGTTGTAGAGAGGAAGTGTATGGAATCGGAGGTTCAAGTGACGGTGTCGTTGAATTATGTGATTGAATTGGGGAAGGAATTGAAAAACCAAATGTCGATAGTGGGTCGTCGAGATAACGAGCTTGAGAACTACAAAACTACATGTAGtggaatggagaaagaaattttgGGTCTGGTAAAAGAAAGAAATGCTATGTCTGAAAGAGATAAGATGGCGCAGGACAAAGTTGCTTACTTGGAGGAGGTAGTTAAGGAAATGGAAAATGATAAAAGAGAGTCTGAGAAGAGGGCTTTGGAATGTtcgaaaaggaaagaagaagaagatgagatggaGAGTTGGAAGAAGAAGTTAATGGAGTTGGTAAGACGGAGTTCTAtgatggaagaagaaaatttaccTTTAAAAGGGTCACAAAATGAAGTTTCTTGTATGAAAATCGATGACAAGATCAGTGTTGCTAACATGGTTCACCCTGTTGAACCTAATAGCAAGCCTTCTTCACCTCAAGGGAATTTCGAAGATGTGCGCGTCACAG ACCCACATTATAATGATAACCACCAGGAGTTTTCAGAAAATGATTCAGACAACAAGAAGAATACTTCAGATTCAATGGTGGAATCTGTCATTGCAGTTGAACAGCAAGTAGCTTTAGAGACAGAAGGGAACTTGGGAGATAGTTTAGTTTTGGTTGAACAAGCTGCTGCAAATGCTTTACCTATAGATGTTATTGACATTGACAGCGAGAATGAATATATTGAGATTGTTGATAGTGAGGATGAAAAGGAGATAACCATGACACAACCTTGTACTGTTGAAGGTAAAGAACTACCACCTGTATCAACTGATGAAACTTTCAATGCATCTGAGAAGTGTGTAAAGAGGCCATTGTCACTTCAAAGAGATGAGAAAGGTGAAGCAAGCTCTAACAAAGCCATACTAACCCCATGGTCCCAACTATGTTCAACTTCAAAAAGATTTAGGACTTCTGAAATCTCAATCAGCCGAAGTGTCAGACAAAAAGATGATTAG